From Bacteroidales bacterium, the proteins below share one genomic window:
- a CDS encoding helix-turn-helix transcriptional regulator — MERKNPKTINELFDQKYGKKGTENRKDFEQKAEAYMIAELVKDSRKKAHLTQEQLAKKLNVKRSYISKIERASSDIRISTLRKIIETGLGGKLHIDVEL; from the coding sequence ATGGAGAGAAAAAATCCTAAAACAATTAATGAACTTTTTGATCAAAAATATGGAAAAAAGGGAACAGAAAATCGAAAAGATTTTGAGCAGAAAGCTGAAGCTTATATGATTGCTGAGTTGGTTAAGGATTCCCGTAAGAAAGCTCACTTAACCCAGGAGCAACTGGCCAAAAAGCTCAATGTGAAAAGATCTTACATATCAAAAATAGAAAGGGCTTCAAGCGATATACGCATATCTACACTGAGGAAAATTATTGAGACCGGTTTGGGGGGCAAGCTGCATATTGATGTGGAGTTGTAA
- a CDS encoding type II toxin-antitoxin system RelE/ParE family toxin produces MEEGIYEIRIESGNNIYRIFSFFEENKLVILLHGFQKKSQKIPRKEIERAKTLRREYYGEKKS; encoded by the coding sequence ATTGAAGAGGGGATATATGAGATTAGAATAGAATCAGGAAATAATATTTACAGGATATTTTCTTTTTTTGAGGAAAATAAATTGGTTATTCTACTACACGGTTTTCAAAAAAAATCACAGAAAATTCCCCGCAAAGAAATTGAGCGGGCAAAAACATTAAGGAGAGAATATTATGGAGAGAAAAAATCCTAA